The following are encoded in a window of Halorarum salinum genomic DNA:
- a CDS encoding ATP-binding protein produces the protein MSSQQDDAQTDVSPSPSDEEVTSPLLFGAHGPDPKAESTLKQVVSGLEPVDGVIMGTADDISKPVGDEVLDDFVSHPDTLLFHLTLAARDCYENDTDVHLVGEFPSHQRLEDLRASSVGTLVSVEARVMKRTDVYDRHIYAVFQCADCGHKMTRRQSRAAGELDYPRECTSKDCNNKARKWFDHLAQQGDIVDRQQVILQDLHTLASTPNPAELRADLNCRLVNEVESGETVTVTAILRATEDDDKNSKHFLQVVGIKHHDRGYNGVELTDEDRAKHEEIASSGDVFETLSESIAPSIKGDYQLARMAGLYQLVGGVRRDTDDQKERVNIHVAYVGDPGTGKSDLAKYIAKIAPKSVYQSADNATQAGLTASISYEDDFDTTKATLTGGAFVKADGGLIVLDELDKGRESVRNCLQEPLEEQEVSVAKHDIRATLPTRCGALLVANPDHSRFDLSTPLKNQININDVVWDRMDVIVPFVNKPDEERDNAIADSILNRVKGEAHEYISPERMTKYVAHARTIDPEMTDEAGDEIHEWWVSLRNSSDGIRTAVGVRQFYSAIRLAEASARIRLSYTVDLEDAERAIHMMDTWMTLMMTNEKGQLDMDVLSGESAPVREKIQILRETIRNLADEDGGVDRSEVMDALTEETNEKRANLQQFVNGKIGDPSKSGVKQDDGKLYTGDFE, from the coding sequence ATGTCATCCCAGCAAGATGACGCCCAGACGGACGTATCGCCCTCCCCGAGCGACGAGGAGGTAACCAGCCCGCTCCTGTTCGGCGCTCACGGACCGGACCCCAAGGCTGAGTCTACCCTCAAGCAAGTTGTCAGTGGCCTAGAGCCAGTCGATGGCGTCATCATGGGGACGGCGGATGATATCTCAAAGCCCGTTGGAGATGAGGTTCTCGATGATTTCGTCTCCCACCCGGACACCCTCCTCTTCCACCTCACGCTGGCTGCTCGGGATTGCTACGAGAACGACACGGATGTCCACCTCGTCGGGGAGTTCCCATCTCACCAGCGACTCGAAGACCTACGCGCATCGTCGGTAGGGACACTCGTATCGGTTGAGGCGCGAGTGATGAAGCGGACGGATGTGTACGACCGACACATCTACGCAGTCTTCCAGTGCGCTGACTGCGGCCACAAGATGACCCGTCGGCAGTCCCGCGCGGCAGGGGAACTGGACTACCCACGGGAGTGCACCTCCAAGGACTGCAACAATAAGGCGCGCAAGTGGTTCGACCACCTCGCTCAGCAGGGCGACATCGTTGACCGTCAGCAGGTCATCCTTCAAGACCTCCACACGCTCGCGTCCACGCCGAATCCGGCGGAACTGCGAGCAGACCTGAATTGCCGACTCGTGAACGAGGTTGAGTCCGGAGAGACCGTCACGGTGACGGCTATCCTCCGGGCGACGGAGGACGACGACAAGAACTCGAAGCACTTCCTGCAAGTGGTCGGCATCAAACACCACGACCGAGGGTACAACGGCGTCGAACTCACGGATGAGGACCGCGCCAAGCACGAGGAGATTGCTTCCTCGGGGGACGTGTTCGAGACGCTCTCTGAGTCCATCGCTCCGTCCATCAAGGGCGACTACCAGCTTGCGCGGATGGCTGGCCTCTACCAGCTCGTCGGCGGTGTTCGTCGTGATACGGACGACCAGAAGGAACGGGTGAACATCCACGTGGCGTACGTCGGTGACCCAGGTACCGGGAAGTCCGACCTCGCCAAGTACATCGCCAAAATCGCCCCGAAGTCTGTCTACCAGAGCGCAGACAACGCCACACAAGCTGGCCTCACCGCCTCTATCAGCTACGAAGATGACTTCGATACCACGAAGGCGACCCTGACGGGCGGTGCGTTCGTGAAGGCGGACGGCGGCCTCATCGTCCTCGACGAACTGGACAAGGGTAGGGAGTCAGTTCGGAACTGCCTCCAAGAGCCGCTCGAAGAGCAGGAGGTCTCCGTCGCGAAGCACGACATCCGCGCGACGCTCCCGACTCGGTGCGGCGCGCTTCTCGTCGCCAACCCCGACCACTCCCGGTTCGACCTTTCGACACCGCTGAAGAACCAGATAAACATCAACGATGTCGTCTGGGACCGGATGGATGTCATTGTCCCGTTCGTGAACAAACCCGATGAGGAGCGGGACAACGCCATCGCAGACTCGATTCTGAACCGTGTGAAAGGCGAGGCTCACGAGTACATCTCCCCAGAGCGGATGACGAAGTACGTAGCTCACGCACGCACCATCGACCCCGAGATGACGGACGAGGCGGGCGACGAGATTCACGAGTGGTGGGTCTCTCTCCGCAATAGTTCGGACGGTATCCGGACTGCTGTCGGCGTCCGCCAGTTCTACTCGGCTATCCGACTCGCCGAAGCGTCTGCTCGAATCCGCCTATCTTATACAGTAGACCTAGAGGATGCGGAGCGAGCAATCCACATGATGGACACGTGGATGACACTGATGATGACCAATGAGAAGGGCCAGTTGGATATGGACGTTCTCTCCGGCGAGTCGGCTCCAGTCAGAGAGAAGATTCAGATTCTCCGCGAAACCATCCGCAATCTTGCTGATGAAGATGGAGGTGTAGACCGTAGTGAAGTAATGGATGCTCTCACCGAGGAGACAAATGAGAAAAGAGCCAACCTCCAGCAGTTCGTAAACGGCAAAATTGGAGACCCCTCGAAGTCAGGGGTGAAGCAGGACGACGGAAAGCTGTACACTGGTGATTTCGAATGA
- a CDS encoding alpha/beta hydrolase, producing MTRDHAGGGGSGRRAGGAGTRRGAGRGGSPSREAYATRRVTFRSDGDACAGTLYLPASADDAPVVVMAHGFAAEASFGLERYAERFAEAGYAALTFDYRGFDGSEGEAVVLPGRQLDDWHAALDRVDDLDEVGGSRALWGTSLSGGHVIRVAAERRDVDAVLAQAPFVDGRTLLRTKSKRYLLRAAGAGLRDRVGSLVGRPHHVKVFGAPDEFAALNEPGAKEGYLRLVPRESRWRNRTPARTLLALPRYRPVESAEDVRAPTLVVAGTADAVVPFSAVAGLVEALPDPTLVAKRMGHFDVHGDAFPELVDHQLAFLRATL from the coding sequence ATGACCCGCGACCACGCCGGAGGGGGCGGCTCCGGACGCCGCGCCGGGGGCGCCGGAACCCGACGAGGCGCCGGACGCGGGGGGTCCCCCTCGCGGGAGGCGTACGCGACCCGCCGGGTCACCTTCCGATCCGACGGCGACGCCTGCGCCGGTACCCTCTACCTGCCGGCCAGTGCCGACGACGCGCCGGTCGTCGTCATGGCGCACGGCTTCGCCGCCGAGGCGAGCTTCGGGCTCGAACGCTACGCCGAACGGTTCGCGGAGGCGGGCTACGCCGCCCTCACCTTCGACTACCGCGGCTTCGACGGCTCGGAGGGCGAGGCCGTCGTCCTGCCCGGCCGACAGCTCGACGACTGGCACGCCGCCCTCGACCGGGTCGACGACCTGGACGAGGTGGGCGGGAGCCGGGCCCTGTGGGGGACGTCGCTCTCGGGCGGTCACGTCATCCGGGTGGCCGCCGAGCGACGCGACGTGGACGCCGTGCTCGCGCAGGCGCCGTTCGTCGACGGCCGGACGCTCCTGCGGACGAAGTCGAAGCGGTACCTCCTGCGCGCGGCCGGCGCGGGGCTCCGCGACCGGGTCGGCTCGCTCGTCGGCCGGCCCCACCACGTGAAGGTGTTCGGCGCGCCGGACGAGTTCGCCGCGCTGAACGAACCCGGCGCGAAGGAGGGGTACCTCCGGCTCGTCCCGCGCGAGTCGCGCTGGCGGAACCGGACGCCCGCGCGGACCCTCCTCGCGCTCCCGCGGTACCGCCCCGTCGAGTCGGCCGAGGACGTGCGCGCGCCCACGCTCGTCGTCGCCGGCACCGCGGACGCGGTCGTCCCGTTCTCCGCCGTCGCGGGCCTGGTCGAGGCGCTCCCGGACCCGACGCTCGTCGCGAAGCGGATGGGTCACTTCGACGTCCACGGGGACGCGTTCCCGGAACTCGTCGACCACCAGCTCGCGTTCCTGCGCGCGACGCTGTGA
- a CDS encoding BsuBI/PstI family type II restriction endonuclease, producing the protein MSGESADDIDYDLSEAQIRQVLREFGVQKSEMNGMMLEVMRLITSRKFYEEYDTRYNLPDYAFQPTTIIEAGGYRENTRESVRKDALKPLRDKGILGYDEPVPNSPKTHYFLAQEVREYLDNAELEEAISQPDPVEDGSRTVSLPYHDEELHRAAGEHAELIADGLRDLVPRLAESPVLVHEGLDKSEREDITEKLLPIEFDGLSFRLSVYPDAIAYDEANGVLYLLESVTSRGPFTDQRIETLLADLSEPRRGIDGWSASSAGPDSPRVVFITMFPDVGRFRTHLMKIGGGSYVWLSDHPGDLRAIGIIDTDFGATAGENFVYQHEAEL; encoded by the coding sequence ATGTCAGGCGAGTCTGCGGACGACATTGATTACGACTTATCTGAGGCTCAGATTCGACAGGTTCTACGAGAGTTTGGCGTTCAGAAGAGCGAGATGAACGGGATGATGCTCGAAGTGATGCGCCTCATCACGTCCCGAAAGTTCTACGAAGAGTACGATACTCGATATAACCTCCCCGATTACGCTTTTCAGCCGACAACCATCATTGAAGCTGGCGGATACCGAGAGAACACGCGGGAGAGCGTACGCAAAGACGCGCTGAAACCACTCCGGGACAAGGGAATCCTCGGATACGACGAGCCGGTGCCGAACAGTCCGAAGACGCACTACTTCCTTGCACAAGAAGTTCGTGAATACCTCGACAACGCGGAATTGGAAGAGGCCATCAGTCAGCCCGACCCCGTGGAAGACGGTAGCCGAACCGTCTCGCTTCCGTACCACGACGAGGAGCTCCACCGTGCGGCAGGGGAACATGCGGAACTAATTGCCGACGGGCTACGAGACCTCGTACCCCGACTGGCGGAATCGCCCGTTCTCGTTCACGAGGGGTTGGATAAGTCCGAGCGAGAGGACATCACTGAGAAGCTCCTCCCTATCGAGTTCGACGGCCTCTCATTCCGGCTCTCGGTGTACCCGGACGCCATCGCCTACGATGAGGCAAACGGCGTCCTCTACCTGCTAGAATCCGTGACGAGCCGTGGGCCGTTCACCGACCAGCGCATCGAGACACTCCTCGCTGACCTGAGCGAACCACGTCGAGGAATCGACGGCTGGAGCGCCAGTTCGGCTGGCCCCGACAGCCCCCGAGTGGTCTTCATTACGATGTTCCCCGACGTGGGTCGCTTCCGAACGCATTTGATGAAAATTGGTGGCGGTTCGTATGTCTGGTTGTCCGACCACCCGGGCGACCTACGCGCTATCGGGATAATTGATACGGATTTCGGTGCGACAGCCGGAGAAAACTTTGTGTACCAGCACGAGGCCGAACTCTAG
- a CDS encoding amino acid permease encodes MSDQELAKDLGPFAALTIGVGTMIGAGIFVLPGEAITRAGSFAIGSFVLGGVIALLTAFSASELGTAMPRSGGAYFYVNRALGPLFGSIAGWANWMGLAFASAFYMVGFGQYVVAITGGELTLGPVAGLTVGVPVGTTGVALAAATLFVLVNYVGAKETGRLQNVIVGVLVLILAAFTVAGSLRADLSNVPAGTGVSPMLTTTGLIFVSYLGFVQITSVAEEIKDPDRNLPRAVIGSVLIVTLIYALVLFVMSAAVEQGYIAGLGGGDIAVVEVARLVLGPLGAVAMLVGGLLATASSANASILASSRINFAMGRDRIVTPELNEVHPRFGTPYRAIAVTGGFILLFIAVADVNTLSTLGSILHLIIYGLLNLALLVMREADVADYDPSYRVPLYPATPILGAVLSFGLIAFIEPTVILVGAGFVAFAVLWYLAYARSRTTARGELTEYVLSRADEMPEPAVSAVTAAQPDGGEFRVMVPLANPETERDLVRLGAAVASRRGGVLEAVHIVSVPDQTSLSYAADHVDSFDDYAGELLERARIDAEGMGVQVETSTVISHRAFEEVFDAARTKDADLVVMGWGPDSHGSPGRVEGALDDLTERLPCDFLVLRDRGFDPSRVLVPTAGGPDSDLAAETARHLRDAFGSEVTLLHVADDRAEGESFLETWAAERGLEDADRVVETGDVEEAIRRTAADCSLMVIGATREGLIRRLVGGAIPMTVVDDVDCSVLLAERPRHGSLRERLLGR; translated from the coding sequence GTGAGCGATCAGGAACTGGCGAAGGACCTCGGCCCGTTCGCCGCGCTCACCATCGGCGTCGGGACGATGATCGGCGCCGGCATCTTCGTGCTCCCGGGGGAGGCGATCACCCGGGCGGGCTCGTTCGCCATCGGCTCGTTCGTGCTCGGGGGCGTCATCGCGCTGCTCACCGCCTTCTCGGCGTCGGAACTCGGGACCGCGATGCCGCGCTCCGGCGGGGCGTACTTCTACGTCAACCGCGCGCTGGGGCCGCTTTTCGGCTCGATCGCCGGGTGGGCCAACTGGATGGGGCTCGCGTTCGCCAGCGCGTTCTACATGGTCGGCTTCGGCCAGTACGTCGTCGCCATCACCGGCGGCGAACTCACCCTCGGCCCGGTGGCCGGCCTGACCGTGGGCGTCCCCGTCGGGACGACGGGCGTCGCGCTGGCCGCCGCCACGCTGTTCGTGCTCGTCAACTACGTCGGCGCCAAGGAGACCGGACGGCTCCAGAACGTCATCGTCGGCGTGCTCGTGCTCATCCTCGCGGCGTTCACGGTCGCCGGGTCGCTCCGGGCCGACCTCTCGAACGTCCCGGCCGGAACCGGCGTGTCGCCGATGCTGACGACGACCGGGCTGATCTTCGTCTCGTACCTCGGCTTCGTCCAGATCACGAGCGTCGCCGAGGAGATCAAGGACCCGGACAGGAACCTCCCCCGGGCGGTCATCGGGAGCGTCCTCATCGTGACGCTCATCTACGCGCTCGTGCTGTTCGTGATGAGTGCGGCCGTCGAACAGGGGTACATCGCTGGGCTCGGCGGCGGCGACATCGCCGTCGTGGAGGTCGCACGGCTCGTCCTCGGCCCCCTCGGCGCCGTGGCGATGCTGGTCGGGGGGCTGCTCGCGACCGCGTCCTCGGCGAACGCCTCCATCCTTGCCTCCTCGCGCATCAACTTCGCGATGGGTCGCGACCGCATCGTCACCCCCGAACTGAACGAGGTCCACCCGCGGTTCGGCACGCCGTACCGGGCCATCGCCGTCACGGGCGGGTTCATCCTCCTCTTCATCGCCGTCGCGGACGTGAACACCCTCTCCACGCTGGGGAGCATCCTCCACCTGATCATCTACGGGCTGCTCAACCTGGCGCTCCTGGTGATGCGGGAGGCCGACGTGGCCGACTACGACCCCTCCTACCGCGTCCCGCTCTACCCGGCCACGCCGATCCTCGGCGCCGTCCTCTCGTTCGGGCTCATCGCCTTCATCGAGCCGACGGTGATCCTCGTCGGCGCCGGGTTCGTCGCGTTCGCCGTGCTCTGGTATCTCGCGTACGCCCGGTCCCGGACGACTGCGCGGGGCGAACTGACGGAGTACGTGCTCTCGCGAGCCGACGAGATGCCGGAGCCGGCGGTGTCGGCCGTGACCGCCGCCCAGCCGGACGGCGGGGAGTTCCGGGTGATGGTCCCGCTCGCGAACCCCGAGACCGAGCGGGACCTCGTCAGGCTCGGGGCGGCGGTCGCGAGCCGCCGGGGCGGCGTCCTCGAGGCGGTCCACATCGTCTCGGTGCCCGACCAGACGTCGCTGTCGTACGCGGCCGACCACGTCGACTCCTTCGACGACTACGCCGGCGAACTGCTCGAACGGGCCCGCATCGACGCCGAGGGGATGGGCGTGCAGGTCGAGACGAGCACCGTCATCTCCCACCGGGCGTTCGAGGAGGTGTTCGACGCCGCCCGGACGAAGGACGCCGACCTCGTGGTGATGGGGTGGGGGCCGGACAGCCACGGCTCGCCGGGACGCGTCGAGGGGGCGCTCGACGACCTGACCGAGCGGCTCCCGTGCGACTTCCTCGTGTTGCGCGACCGCGGGTTCGACCCCTCGCGCGTGCTCGTCCCGACCGCGGGCGGCCCCGACTCGGACCTCGCCGCCGAGACGGCACGACACCTTCGCGACGCGTTCGGTTCGGAGGTGACCCTGCTCCACGTCGCGGACGACCGGGCCGAGGGCGAGTCGTTCCTCGAGACCTGGGCGGCCGAACGGGGGCTCGAGGACGCGGACCGCGTCGTCGAGACGGGGGACGTCGAGGAGGCGATCCGGCGCACGGCGGCCGACTGCTCGCTCATGGTCATCGGCGCGACCAGGGAGGGGCTCATCCGACGCCTCGTCGGCGGCGCCATCCCGATGACGGTCGTCGACGACGTCGACTGCTCGGTCCTGCTCGCCGAGCGTCCCCGCCACGGCTCGCTCCGGGAACGGCTCCTCGGTCGGTGA
- a CDS encoding universal stress protein: MTRPLLEAVVVPVATPEDARTTARALGPYLPDVGTVVVVHVIEKAGGAPDKAGVEQREEVGDESIAAFEDAVGAGGPAVEGRLAFDTDVVDGILGAAADADATAIAFSPREGGRLVRYLSGDVSLRLVTESEVPVVSLPRGDVDA, translated from the coding sequence GTGACGCGACCGCTGCTCGAGGCGGTCGTCGTCCCCGTCGCGACGCCGGAGGACGCCCGGACGACCGCCCGCGCGCTCGGGCCGTACCTGCCGGACGTCGGGACGGTCGTCGTCGTACACGTGATCGAGAAGGCCGGCGGCGCCCCCGACAAGGCGGGCGTCGAACAGCGGGAGGAGGTCGGCGACGAGTCGATCGCGGCCTTCGAGGACGCGGTCGGCGCGGGCGGGCCGGCGGTCGAGGGCCGACTGGCGTTCGACACGGACGTCGTCGACGGGATCCTCGGCGCGGCAGCGGACGCTGACGCCACGGCCATCGCCTTCTCGCCGCGCGAGGGCGGCCGACTCGTCCGCTACCTCTCGGGGGACGTCTCGCTCCGCCTCGTCACCGAGTCGGAGGTTCCGGTGGTCAGCCTGCCACGGGGGGACGTCGACGCGTGA
- a CDS encoding tyrosine-type recombinase/integrase, whose product MERNDKGQFEAKYRLEENTDHYEQYAEWVLLNVDKETTQDRLKAGVRAWLYWCEQQDVDPLTVEEDDVRLYIQHLQRDNYANPTITRRVASVSKYYHGLKHNAEAEWKLERNPTTDINLRKDYDIKNTSDYVTVLYREGRKDIIALGPDKIKPLVEPENIPGSNPATRTRNELIIRLFWQTAVRGDELSRFRYGNIDWDKRDIEFRSAKLNPEDHPDLYYRHVWWEPNLDYLMYRWKESHREQMNPNAGDSPYLFVTSQNGSEKDLYRMSPSEMSRIVKRAAHNAGVQEPLVGSGDDVKQWLYTAHRLRHSRITFLANDANDDEGMDLNSLRMMAGHAKFDTTLDYVKGDWETARQRFRTATPEEEQTF is encoded by the coding sequence ATGGAACGGAACGACAAGGGGCAGTTTGAGGCGAAATACAGACTGGAGGAGAATACCGACCACTACGAACAGTACGCTGAGTGGGTGCTGCTCAATGTGGATAAAGAAACGACTCAGGACCGCCTGAAGGCGGGAGTCCGCGCGTGGCTCTACTGGTGTGAACAACAAGACGTTGACCCGTTGACGGTGGAGGAGGACGACGTGCGTCTGTACATCCAGCACCTCCAGCGGGACAACTACGCCAACCCCACGATAACCCGTCGCGTCGCCTCGGTCTCAAAGTACTACCACGGTCTCAAACACAACGCGGAGGCTGAGTGGAAACTGGAACGGAATCCGACGACGGACATCAACCTGCGGAAGGACTACGACATTAAGAATACGTCCGACTACGTGACCGTTCTGTATCGGGAAGGTCGGAAGGACATCATCGCCCTCGGCCCCGACAAAATCAAGCCCCTCGTTGAACCCGAGAATATCCCGGGGTCGAATCCGGCGACCCGAACGCGGAACGAACTCATCATCCGCCTCTTCTGGCAGACGGCGGTTAGAGGCGACGAATTGAGTCGATTCCGTTACGGCAACATCGATTGGGACAAACGAGATATCGAATTCCGCTCGGCCAAGTTAAACCCTGAAGACCACCCCGACCTCTACTACAGGCACGTCTGGTGGGAGCCGAACTTGGACTACCTGATGTACCGATGGAAGGAATCACATCGAGAGCAGATGAATCCAAATGCTGGAGACAGCCCGTACCTATTCGTCACATCACAGAACGGGTCGGAAAAGGACTTGTACCGGATGTCTCCCAGTGAGATGTCGCGCATCGTCAAGCGAGCCGCTCACAATGCAGGCGTCCAAGAACCCCTCGTTGGTAGTGGGGATGACGTGAAACAGTGGTTGTACACCGCTCACAGACTCCGCCACTCACGAATCACATTTCTTGCTAATGACGCGAACGACGACGAAGGTATGGATTTGAACTCGCTACGCATGATGGCTGGACATGCCAAATTCGATACGACTCTCGATTACGTAAAGGGGGATTGGGAAACTGCTAGGCAACGATTCCGAACAGCGACACCAGAAGAAGAACAGACGTTCTGA
- a CDS encoding HsdM family class I SAM-dependent methyltransferase, which produces MASERKQHGQTYTPEPVSSFLVEWAVRDSGDTVLEPSVGEGRFVFDAYDRLRDLGASQDAAREQIYGTDIDDEAVEILQSSARESTGAEFSNVGVQNIFETDFPEATALVGNPPYVIRHRFENAEDTIEQFADRYDFSDQSDLYVYFLLRAAEFLAPGGKMAMIVSNSWMKRKYGEEFKRFLLNEFYVHGLLGFRERVFGDLVNSVCILAERRENTIRMPATNDVRFVQADSTDIFNGDDEKTLDDLTDAAVQAAQVPQRALEPEDYWDIWLRAPDVFEAIKGSDDFVPLAEFATPMIGVQTLAKDFYIIEEGDPARDDIEDEYLRPIAYSSRDHQTPVVRAEDCPYRVFWCPKAKEELEDTAALEYIEAAENRTVEKRYSDETYDGLHNKTRIRSASRDPWYDMTSEAESRLPSEILLPRRVYENYTAVWNADAVVPNENFLATTVKDLRHLKPLLAYLNSHLGELNLRLAGQVYGGGVCDLNVSSSKTIQTIDLEAHSDAELETLAEAFDEFMASEDRDVLDEAVYTVLGFSNVERKEIQEALDLAIEDSLSKGN; this is translated from the coding sequence GTGGCTTCGGAACGGAAACAACACGGACAGACCTACACTCCAGAACCCGTTTCGTCTTTCCTCGTAGAGTGGGCTGTCCGTGATTCGGGTGATACGGTACTGGAGCCCTCGGTCGGAGAGGGTCGGTTTGTATTCGATGCGTATGACCGCTTGCGAGACCTCGGGGCATCACAGGACGCCGCCCGGGAGCAAATCTATGGTACGGACATTGACGACGAGGCCGTAGAAATCCTACAGTCCTCGGCGCGTGAGAGTACCGGCGCAGAGTTCTCAAACGTCGGCGTCCAGAATATCTTTGAGACGGACTTCCCGGAGGCGACCGCCCTCGTCGGGAATCCACCGTATGTCATCCGACATCGATTCGAAAACGCGGAGGACACCATCGAACAGTTCGCTGACCGGTACGATTTTTCCGACCAGAGCGACCTCTACGTATACTTCTTGCTTCGAGCGGCGGAGTTCCTCGCCCCCGGTGGGAAGATGGCGATGATTGTGTCGAATTCGTGGATGAAGCGGAAGTACGGCGAGGAATTCAAGCGATTCCTTCTCAACGAGTTCTACGTCCACGGACTCCTCGGATTCCGTGAGCGCGTTTTCGGAGACCTCGTGAATAGTGTCTGTATCCTTGCAGAGAGGAGAGAGAACACCATTCGGATGCCCGCCACGAACGACGTGCGGTTCGTGCAGGCTGACAGTACGGATATCTTCAACGGGGACGACGAGAAGACTCTTGATGACCTGACCGATGCGGCTGTGCAGGCCGCCCAGGTTCCCCAGCGCGCGCTCGAACCGGAGGACTACTGGGACATCTGGCTCCGCGCCCCGGATGTGTTTGAGGCTATCAAGGGGAGCGACGATTTCGTCCCGCTGGCGGAGTTCGCAACCCCGATGATTGGCGTCCAGACGCTTGCCAAGGATTTCTACATCATCGAAGAGGGTGACCCCGCGCGGGACGACATCGAAGACGAATACCTCCGCCCGATTGCCTATTCGTCCCGTGACCACCAGACGCCTGTCGTACGGGCGGAGGACTGCCCTTACCGCGTCTTCTGGTGCCCGAAGGCGAAGGAGGAACTGGAAGACACTGCCGCACTGGAGTACATTGAAGCGGCGGAGAATCGGACGGTGGAGAAGCGATACAGCGACGAGACGTACGATGGTCTCCACAACAAGACACGTATCCGCAGCGCCAGTCGTGACCCGTGGTACGATATGACCAGTGAGGCCGAGAGTCGTCTTCCTTCCGAGATTCTACTCCCTCGGCGTGTGTACGAGAATTACACCGCCGTCTGGAACGCAGATGCCGTGGTGCCGAACGAGAATTTCCTCGCCACGACCGTCAAAGACCTGCGTCACCTCAAGCCGCTTCTCGCCTACTTGAATTCCCATCTCGGGGAATTGAACCTCCGCCTCGCCGGGCAGGTCTACGGCGGCGGCGTGTGCGACTTGAACGTCTCCTCCTCGAAGACCATCCAGACGATTGACCTCGAAGCGCATTCCGATGCTGAGCTAGAGACGCTGGCCGAAGCGTTTGACGAGTTCATGGCGTCGGAGGACAGGGATGTCCTCGACGAAGCCGTATATACTGTTCTCGGCTTCAGCAACGTGGAGCGAAAAGAGATTCAGGAGGCGCTCGACCTTGCCATCGAAGATTCGCTCAGCAAAGGCAACTAG